In Nicotiana tabacum cultivar K326 chromosome 17, ASM71507v2, whole genome shotgun sequence, one DNA window encodes the following:
- the LOC142171707 gene encoding uncharacterized protein LOC142171707, translating to MTIVRTNSKEKNLLYNAISREEFEKISSCDTTKEILDKVKVTYKGTGKVKDICINPLIRDYELFQMKDDESIEDMFDRFSKIVGDLKSFGRPYSSGEQIKKILRSLPNLWQPNVVALEYGDFDKLSYDELHGDLIAFEQTHIKRHGHEKKKKSVASK from the coding sequence ATGACGATTGTACGGACAAATTCAAAGGAAAAAAACCTATTATACAATGCTATAAGCAGAGAAGAATTTGAGAAAATATCAAGTTGTGACACAACCAAAGAAATATTGGATAAAGTTAAAGTTACCTATAAAGGTACCGGTAAAGTAAAAGATATATGTATAAATCCTCTGATTCGTGATTATGAGTTGTTTCAAATGAAGGATGATGAATCCATTGAAGACATGTTTGACCGATTTAGTAAAATAGTTGGAGATCTAAAATCCTTTGGAAGACCATATTCAAGTGGTGAACAAATCAAAAAAATTCTAAGAAGTTTACCTAATTTATGGCAACCAAATGTTGTTGCTCTTGAATACGGAGATTTCGACAAATTATCATATGATGAACTTCATGGAGACCTTATAGCCTTTGAGCAAACCCATATCAAAAGGCATGgacatgaaaagaagaaaaagagtgtTGCTTCTAAATAA